From a region of the Mycobacterium sp. SMC-8 genome:
- a CDS encoding carbohydrate ABC transporter permease → MTRSSVVTVLRVALLWAAGITVLFPIVWIALASVKTPEQLNDPFLITFTPNFASWQNVLTSGILGAAGRSALVALITVGISVVVGSMGAYAIARYRAGGTLTRFGMLAAQVLPPAVLVFPFLTMAYALRLTDTLVPVIFAHLSFVLPVVTWFLIGFFEAVPRSLEEQAQVDGFSRFAAFRLVVLPQVYPGIGAAAIFGFTLSWNDLFYGLILAPGKAAILPVAIAGFNTFRGVQIGSMSAAILIAVVPVVIASFFIQRKLVQGISGGAVKF, encoded by the coding sequence ATGACCCGTTCCTCGGTGGTCACCGTGTTGCGGGTGGCCCTGCTGTGGGCGGCGGGCATCACGGTGCTCTTCCCCATCGTCTGGATCGCCCTGGCGAGCGTGAAAACGCCCGAGCAGCTCAATGATCCCTTCCTGATCACCTTCACACCGAACTTCGCCAGCTGGCAGAACGTGCTCACCTCGGGGATCCTCGGCGCCGCCGGGCGCAGCGCGCTGGTCGCGCTGATCACCGTCGGCATCAGTGTGGTGGTCGGCAGCATGGGCGCCTACGCGATCGCCCGCTACCGGGCGGGCGGCACGCTGACCCGCTTCGGCATGCTCGCCGCGCAGGTGCTGCCGCCGGCGGTGCTGGTGTTCCCGTTCCTGACGATGGCGTACGCGCTGCGACTGACCGACACCCTGGTGCCGGTGATCTTCGCGCACCTGAGTTTCGTTCTGCCCGTGGTCACCTGGTTCCTGATCGGGTTCTTCGAGGCTGTCCCCCGCTCGCTGGAGGAACAGGCCCAGGTGGACGGCTTCAGCCGGTTCGCGGCGTTCCGGCTGGTGGTGCTGCCGCAGGTTTATCCGGGTATCGGGGCCGCAGCCATCTTCGGCTTCACACTGTCCTGGAACGATCTGTTCTACGGGCTCATCCTGGCTCCGGGTAAGGCGGCGATCCTGCCGGTGGCCATCGCAGGTTTCAACACATTCCGCGGGGTTCAGATCGGCTCGATGAGCGCGGCGATCCTCATCGCGGTCGTTCCCGTCGTCATCGCGAGCTTCTTCATCCAGCGCAAGCTGGTGCAGGGCATCAGCGGCGGCGCGGTGAAGTTCTAG
- a CDS encoding ABC transporter ATP-binding protein: MATVRFSGVQKAYGTTSVVSDLDLELPDGSFTVLVGPSGCGKSTSLRMLAGLETVTSGRITIGDRDVTHLQPRDRDIAMVFQNYALYPHLSVAENIAFPLRATKTPRREALTRAASIAESLGLGKLLERKPKDLSGGQQQRVAIGRAIIREPSVFLFDEPLSNLDAKLRVETRTELLQIQRRLGITSVYVTHDQEEAMTLSDRMVVMRDGHIAQQGTPQEVYARPADTFVATFVGSPKMNLIDGAVAGTAFTAGNGFTLTVDRPPAHGPVTLGVRPDDLLPTAAEGDGQARVVLIEHLGPRAIVTIDAHGTELTSVVETARLSGISEGSPVDLAARPGATHLFDTTTGRRLAG; this comes from the coding sequence ATGGCAACGGTCCGATTCTCCGGCGTCCAGAAGGCGTACGGAACCACCTCAGTCGTCAGCGATCTCGACCTCGAGCTGCCCGACGGGTCCTTCACGGTGCTCGTCGGCCCGTCCGGATGCGGCAAGTCGACCTCGTTGCGCATGCTGGCCGGTCTGGAGACCGTCACCTCCGGGCGCATCACCATCGGCGACCGCGACGTGACCCACCTACAGCCACGGGACCGCGACATCGCGATGGTGTTCCAGAACTACGCGCTGTACCCGCACCTGTCGGTCGCCGAGAACATCGCATTCCCCCTGCGCGCCACCAAGACCCCGCGACGTGAGGCGCTCACCCGCGCGGCGAGCATCGCCGAATCGCTGGGTCTGGGAAAACTGTTGGAGCGCAAGCCCAAAGACCTCAGCGGCGGTCAGCAACAGCGCGTCGCGATCGGCCGGGCGATCATCCGCGAGCCTTCGGTGTTCCTGTTCGACGAGCCGCTGAGCAACCTCGACGCCAAGCTGCGGGTGGAGACCAGGACCGAACTGCTGCAGATCCAGCGGCGGCTCGGCATCACGTCGGTGTACGTCACCCATGACCAGGAAGAGGCCATGACGCTGTCGGACCGCATGGTCGTCATGCGGGACGGGCACATCGCGCAGCAGGGCACCCCGCAAGAGGTGTACGCGCGGCCCGCCGACACGTTCGTCGCGACCTTCGTGGGCAGCCCGAAGATGAACCTGATCGACGGCGCCGTCGCGGGCACCGCGTTCACCGCGGGCAACGGCTTCACCCTCACCGTCGATCGGCCCCCCGCCCACGGTCCGGTCACCCTCGGGGTCCGGCCCGACGATCTGCTGCCCACCGCCGCCGAGGGTGACGGGCAGGCACGGGTGGTGCTGATCGAACATCTCGGACCACGCGCCATCGTCACGATCGACGCTCACGGCACCGAGCTGACCAGCGTGGTCGAGACCGCGCGTCTGTCGGGCATCAGCGAGGGCAGCCCGGTCGACCTGGCCGCCCGTCCGGGCGCCACCCACCTCTTCGACACCACCACCGGCCGGCGTCTGGCCGGCTGA
- a CDS encoding BtpA/SgcQ family protein, translated as MTTTWLDEVFGVSKPVIAMLHLSALPGDPGFDSAGGIAAVVNRARTELDALQAGGVDAVMISNEFSLPYLTKTEPITAITMARIIGELLPDISVPYGVNVLWDGRASIDLAVATGAKFVREIFTGVYASDFGLWDTNVGEVARHRARIGGSHVKLLFNIVPESAQYLADRDLAAITRTTVFATRPDAICVSGATAGAPTDTETLRVVKSAAGEVPVFVNTGVRAENVAAHLSVADGAVVGTYFKKDGLFANAAEKSRVEELMGAAKEFRAQLG; from the coding sequence GTGACCACCACCTGGCTCGACGAGGTCTTCGGCGTCTCGAAACCCGTCATCGCCATGCTGCACCTGTCCGCGCTGCCCGGCGATCCCGGCTTCGACTCCGCGGGCGGCATCGCCGCCGTCGTCAACCGCGCCCGCACCGAACTGGACGCGCTGCAAGCCGGCGGTGTCGACGCCGTCATGATCAGCAACGAATTCAGCCTGCCCTACCTGACCAAGACCGAACCCATCACCGCGATCACGATGGCCCGGATCATCGGCGAGCTGCTGCCCGACATCTCGGTGCCGTACGGGGTCAACGTGCTCTGGGACGGCCGGGCGTCCATCGACCTCGCGGTGGCCACCGGCGCGAAGTTCGTCCGCGAGATCTTCACCGGGGTGTACGCCAGCGACTTCGGCCTGTGGGACACCAACGTGGGCGAGGTCGCGCGGCACCGGGCACGCATCGGTGGGTCACACGTGAAGCTGCTGTTCAACATCGTCCCCGAGTCGGCCCAGTACCTCGCCGACCGCGATCTGGCCGCCATCACCCGCACCACCGTCTTCGCGACGCGTCCCGATGCGATCTGCGTCTCCGGCGCGACCGCGGGCGCGCCCACCGACACCGAGACGCTGCGCGTCGTGAAATCGGCCGCAGGTGAGGTGCCGGTGTTCGTCAACACCGGTGTGCGCGCCGAGAACGTCGCTGCCCACCTCAGCGTCGCCGACGGCGCCGTCGTGGGCACCTACTTCAAGAAGGACGGCCTGTTCGCCAACGCAGCCGAGAAGTCCAGGGTCGAAGAGCTCATGGGCGCGGCCAAGGAGTTCCGCGCTCAGCTGGGCTGA
- a CDS encoding helix-turn-helix domain-containing protein: MTVLQGPLADRGAWSAVGRCPIEKTMALVGTKSAMLIMREAYYGTTRFDDFAKRVGITKAATSARLSELVEAGLLTKRPYREPGQRARDEYVLTEAGSEFMPVVWAMFEWGRKHLDDTSLRLTHLGCGAQAGVEIVCAEGHSVPPDELGMRLVRRTNDQPS; this comes from the coding sequence ATGACAGTCCTGCAGGGTCCGCTCGCCGACCGTGGCGCATGGTCGGCGGTCGGCCGGTGCCCGATCGAGAAGACGATGGCGCTCGTCGGCACCAAGTCCGCGATGCTGATCATGCGGGAGGCCTACTACGGCACCACGCGCTTCGACGATTTCGCCAAACGCGTCGGAATCACCAAGGCCGCGACGTCGGCGCGCTTGTCCGAACTCGTAGAAGCCGGGCTGCTGACCAAACGTCCGTACCGGGAGCCTGGACAGCGGGCGCGCGACGAATACGTGCTCACCGAGGCCGGGTCGGAGTTCATGCCGGTGGTGTGGGCGATGTTCGAATGGGGACGCAAGCACCTCGACGACACGTCGCTGCGACTCACCCACCTGGGTTGCGGTGCTCAGGCGGGCGTCGAGATCGTCTGTGCCGAAGGGCATTCGGTTCCGCCGGACGAGCTGGGGATGCGGCTCGTCCGGCGGACGAACGATCAGCCCAGCTGA
- a CDS encoding SDR family NAD(P)-dependent oxidoreductase codes for MTRTVVVTGAGSGIGRAIAHTLAQRDWRVVVTDLDAAAAGEVAAALPNPDAGHESAQLDVTSAENAAAVASDIAGRLGLHAWVSNAGISFMHRFLDAPVERYQQTMDVNLKGVFVCGQAAAREMVRSGTRGAIVNTASMAGKQGRVPFLSDYVASKFGVVGLTQAMAYELGEHGITVNCVCPGFVETPMQSRELEWEAELRGTTADDVRAMMIADTPLGRLEAPDDVARSVAFLLSDDARFITGEALAVNGGAYMD; via the coding sequence ATGACGAGAACTGTCGTGGTGACCGGAGCGGGATCCGGTATCGGCCGCGCGATCGCCCACACGCTGGCGCAACGGGATTGGCGGGTGGTGGTGACCGACCTCGACGCGGCCGCCGCGGGCGAGGTCGCCGCCGCGTTGCCCAATCCGGATGCCGGCCACGAGTCGGCCCAGCTCGACGTCACCTCGGCCGAGAACGCGGCCGCGGTGGCCTCCGACATCGCCGGTCGCCTCGGCCTGCACGCGTGGGTCAGCAACGCCGGCATCTCGTTCATGCACCGCTTCCTCGACGCACCGGTCGAGCGCTATCAGCAGACCATGGACGTCAATCTCAAGGGCGTCTTCGTCTGCGGCCAGGCCGCCGCCCGCGAGATGGTGCGGTCAGGCACGCGCGGGGCGATCGTCAACACCGCCTCGATGGCCGGAAAGCAGGGCCGGGTGCCGTTCCTGTCGGACTACGTCGCCTCGAAATTCGGTGTGGTGGGGCTGACCCAGGCGATGGCCTACGAACTCGGTGAGCACGGCATCACCGTCAACTGCGTCTGTCCCGGTTTCGTCGAAACACCCATGCAGTCAAGGGAACTGGAGTGGGAGGCCGAACTGCGCGGCACCACCGCCGACGACGTGCGCGCGATGATGATCGCCGACACACCGCTGGGCCGGCTCGAAGCGCCCGACGACGTCGCCCGCTCGGTGGCTTTCCTGCTCTCCGACGACGCCCGCTTCATCACCGGCGAAGCGCTCGCCGTCAACGGCGGCGCCTACATGGACTGA